Proteins encoded in a region of the Deefgea piscis genome:
- a CDS encoding DUF1631 family protein — protein sequence MSQVRSILADSTSAVMTASTDVDPMLLMCRDLALKMLSQSMEGFFERLEDTYFELADTTFDRKLRDDYFAAREETHQKREILAEQFKRNFLSSFNDRMSKTATADASEAGSPFYRVQAHPDQLSLVANEEYEEHLSADLIVKAFKHTGGDALTELEQRFAGLMPEQADGAINPLSPEAICDAFMQACKQLETGIDARLVALKAFENELSNQVADVYRHVNQYLIAQNVERVMPGSIKRQSHAASSFEPQAGVGAVDAALGSSVAAPMPLAAHLAHLAQAPLAENVVEAAPGWMSFLDVLQHKPPVASALNGADAAVFERNILGVLRHSGWAKNLPQMDAMTLELIALLFERMFDDARLSASIKGLIARLQIPILKVAMLDAGFFANKKHSARVLLDTLAEITLDAPDMLAGDARYDQIAVIVTQISQQFTDDIAVFDQALVALKALQDAEVAALEDALHSNAQALLQNEMAELATVTSEALVQSRLSQSDMPALVRDFLAQYWPLALAQRFGIVGENAPEFIAALKTMDDLIWSVQAKQGADARFALVNVLPGMLKSLEDIAREQGMSDAAAKSFFAELVHCHAAAIRNGLRPAVAPVAAPAELTLPSSDIETAKENKEAEQCEPLPPHSDFPIRGEWVEWVGEQNEVLRLRLSWISPKATRYLFTNRHGGNSQAFLHAELLEALNSGRIRRIQAGNSLMDQALDALKSNLK from the coding sequence ATGAGCCAAGTTCGCTCTATCCTTGCTGATTCCACATCAGCCGTCATGACCGCATCGACCGATGTCGATCCAATGTTGCTCATGTGCCGTGATTTGGCGTTAAAAATGTTAAGCCAATCCATGGAAGGTTTTTTTGAGCGGCTAGAAGATACTTATTTTGAGTTGGCCGATACGACGTTTGATCGCAAACTGCGCGATGATTATTTTGCGGCACGCGAAGAAACACACCAAAAGCGCGAGATATTGGCGGAGCAGTTTAAGCGCAATTTTTTGTCGAGTTTTAATGATCGCATGAGTAAGACGGCGACTGCTGATGCTTCAGAAGCGGGTAGTCCGTTTTATCGTGTTCAAGCCCATCCAGATCAACTCAGCTTGGTGGCCAACGAAGAATATGAAGAGCATCTTTCGGCAGATTTAATTGTTAAAGCCTTTAAACATACCGGAGGCGATGCGCTGACCGAGCTTGAGCAGCGTTTTGCCGGCTTAATGCCCGAGCAAGCCGATGGCGCAATCAATCCGCTCTCGCCAGAAGCCATTTGCGATGCATTTATGCAGGCATGTAAACAGCTTGAAACGGGGATTGATGCCCGTTTAGTGGCGCTAAAAGCCTTTGAAAACGAGCTGTCTAATCAAGTGGCCGACGTTTATCGGCACGTCAATCAATACTTAATTGCGCAAAATGTTGAGCGCGTGATGCCTGGCTCGATCAAGCGCCAAAGCCATGCTGCATCTTCATTTGAGCCGCAAGCCGGTGTCGGTGCGGTCGATGCCGCACTGGGCTCGAGCGTAGCGGCACCCATGCCATTAGCGGCGCATTTAGCGCATTTAGCTCAAGCACCGTTAGCCGAAAATGTAGTCGAGGCCGCGCCGGGTTGGATGTCGTTTTTGGATGTGTTGCAACATAAGCCGCCAGTGGCGAGTGCGCTCAATGGCGCCGATGCGGCGGTTTTTGAGCGCAATATATTGGGCGTGTTACGGCATTCTGGTTGGGCCAAAAATCTACCGCAAATGGATGCAATGACCTTAGAGCTCATTGCTTTACTGTTTGAGCGCATGTTTGATGATGCGCGACTCTCGGCGTCGATCAAGGGCTTGATTGCACGGCTACAAATTCCAATTTTGAAAGTGGCGATGCTGGATGCTGGTTTTTTTGCCAATAAAAAACACAGTGCACGAGTTTTGCTCGATACCTTGGCAGAAATCACCCTCGACGCGCCCGATATGTTGGCTGGCGACGCGCGTTACGATCAAATTGCCGTCATTGTTACTCAGATAAGCCAGCAATTTACCGATGATATCGCTGTTTTTGATCAAGCATTGGTCGCGCTTAAAGCATTGCAAGATGCGGAAGTTGCGGCGCTTGAAGACGCGTTGCACAGCAATGCGCAGGCTTTATTGCAAAACGAGATGGCCGAGTTGGCAACGGTCACCAGCGAGGCCTTGGTGCAGTCGCGCTTGAGTCAGTCAGATATGCCAGCCTTGGTACGAGATTTTCTTGCGCAATATTGGCCCCTCGCTTTAGCGCAGCGCTTTGGTATTGTGGGTGAGAATGCGCCAGAATTTATCGCTGCCCTAAAAACCATGGACGATTTGATTTGGAGCGTTCAAGCCAAACAAGGCGCCGATGCGCGCTTTGCCTTGGTCAATGTGTTGCCCGGCATGCTGAAATCATTAGAAGACATTGCTCGCGAACAGGGCATGAGCGATGCGGCAGCCAAGTCGTTTTTTGCCGAATTAGTGCATTGCCATGCTGCAGCCATTCGCAATGGTTTACGCCCAGCCGTCGCGCCGGTGGCGGCACCTGCCGAGCTGACTTTGCCGTCGAGCGACATTGAAACCGCTAAAGAAAATAAAGAGGCCGAGCAGTGTGAACCTTTGCCGCCGCACAGTGATTTTCCCATTCGGGGTGAGTGGGTGGAGTGGGTCGGTGAGCAAAATGAAGTTTTACGCTTACGTTTGTCGTGGATTAGCCCGAAGGCCACGCGTTATTTGTTTACCAATCGCCATGGTGGCAATAGCCAAGCCTTTTTACATGCCGAGTTGCTCGAGGCGCTCAATAGCGGTCGAATTCGCCGCATTCAAGCCGGCAATAGTTTAATGGATCAAGCTTTGGATGCATTAAAAAGCAATTTGAAATGA
- a CDS encoding NAD-glutamate dehydrogenase, whose protein sequence is MSTSTPLQALQTWATEHVSGDIATALQQYYANVPEDDLQSRATEDLAGALLAHWRMAAPRQPQQRLIRVYNPNLSEHGWQCPHTVIEIVQDDMPFLVDSVGIVLARLKYTAHSVIHPVFKVLRDAEGRITQLDPKGCAESWMHFEINRISDAASMAHIEQEINQALDSIAISVADWPAMTDRVMAALEQLRSDPPPLPRSVVTETIAYLEWLLSGHFVFLGLRDYQFSGESLNVVAHSGKGLLRDNGLAQPSHIWASLSPDLRQIAYTPDRLLMLTKSDHRSMVHRPVYLDTVLLRHLNADGQLMGELRIVGLYSASAYTAPPRQIPILRQKIDHAMALCGAELTGYRGKALLNVLDTYPRDELIEIEVAELARIANGVVNLHERNRVRAFFRDDIYRRYVSVMVFVPRDNYSTDVRIKIGNLLMQHLNGNATEFNVLLSDNPLARIHYIVRRSAVSDTQYDAKAIEIEIEHLAQRWQDGLHQQLIQSFGEEKGGTLQQKYLNAFPAAYCADFSARVAIHDVEALERALQSQQLVATLTPGSALDEMVWRLKLYQHQAIELSDFLPLLESLGVRILDERPYTIHFEQQTAWIVDIGIRLPAQASLESAEQRLRFLAAFIALSKGAAENDKLNQLILHNGLAWRDVLILRAYSRFLKQVALKYDMDTIADCLLRYGTQAQQLVHAFELLHHPQQAEPAVAEITLEEIAQAARAMPNIDDEKIISGLLSAIQATLRTNFYQDNGNKTYLSLKIASGQMPMMPQPVPMFEIFVYSPQMEGVHLRGGKVARGGLRWSDRREDFRTEVLGLVKAQMVKNTVIVPVGSKGGFIVKNPPLEREALLASGVACYQTFIRGLLDLTDNFINGQIIPPANVLRRDGDDPYLVVAADKGTATFSDIANAISQEYNFWLDDAFASGGSVGYDHKKMGITARGAWISVERSFREMGIDTNTDAFTAVGIGDMSGDVFGNGLLRTPTIQLLAAFDHRHIFLDPQPDSAVAFAERARMYALPRSSWADYNPELISEGGGVYARTLKKIKISEQIRQRLQIEDAELEPDQLIQALLKAPVDLLYNGGIGTYVKSSAQTHAEVNDRNNDAVRVDGRDLRCKVIAEGGNLGFTQLGRIEYALNGGRIHTDAIDNSAGVDCSDHEVNIKILLGRIVADGDLTLKQRNEVLASMTDEVGHLVLRDNELQTLAISLEFSQSLSLASVHLRLMQSMEAAGKLSRRIEYLPSNNQLIERQALGLGLSRPEIAVLMAYAKIVIKQNLLDESLIDDSKWNQRLTQYFPSRLRESFAAQLPLHPLRREIIATVLTNHIVNRFGTNSVYRLQEETERSCSDIVDALIAAESLLDSETLALEIEQNADQCSSEGQNTLLLQVRRQTERVARWLLQQTLSKPALDHMRTCAALALPQLPLWLTSSPSHQTQALQWQAAGVSGGLAMKVLAVQEAQSLLELSQCSNDSGQLAEHMRMYLALGEALELKWLALAIEQLPRESRWQTLARLAVRDDLQRLHKELFMQAWQQSPDNLSEWLAQNSSARERVSAMFTELRAANPDLAMISAALRELRHRLIVKTALSEV, encoded by the coding sequence ATGAGCACAAGCACGCCTTTGCAAGCCCTACAAACGTGGGCAACAGAACATGTTTCAGGCGACATCGCCACGGCGCTACAACAATATTACGCCAACGTGCCCGAGGACGATTTACAGTCCCGCGCTACAGAGGATTTAGCCGGCGCGCTACTCGCGCACTGGCGCATGGCGGCACCACGCCAACCTCAGCAACGCCTAATTCGCGTTTACAACCCCAATTTAAGCGAGCATGGCTGGCAATGCCCGCACACTGTGATTGAAATTGTCCAAGATGACATGCCGTTTTTAGTCGATTCAGTGGGTATTGTGCTAGCACGTTTAAAATACACGGCGCATAGCGTTATACATCCGGTATTTAAGGTTTTACGCGACGCTGAGGGGCGAATCACTCAACTCGACCCAAAAGGTTGTGCCGAATCATGGATGCACTTTGAAATCAATCGCATCAGTGATGCCGCTAGCATGGCCCACATCGAGCAGGAGATTAATCAAGCGCTCGACAGCATCGCCATCTCAGTTGCGGATTGGCCAGCGATGACCGATCGCGTCATGGCGGCACTTGAGCAATTACGCAGCGACCCGCCACCACTACCGCGCTCAGTGGTCACTGAAACCATTGCCTATCTTGAATGGCTACTGTCAGGTCACTTTGTTTTTCTCGGTCTGCGCGACTACCAATTTAGCGGCGAGTCACTTAATGTTGTGGCGCACTCAGGCAAAGGCCTGCTGCGCGACAACGGCTTAGCTCAGCCCTCTCATATCTGGGCTAGCTTATCGCCGGATTTACGGCAAATCGCCTACACGCCCGATCGCTTACTCATGCTCACCAAGTCAGATCATCGCTCCATGGTGCATCGCCCCGTTTACTTAGATACCGTTCTGCTTCGGCATCTGAATGCCGACGGCCAATTGATGGGCGAATTACGCATTGTTGGGCTGTATTCTGCCAGCGCGTATACCGCACCACCGCGGCAAATCCCTATTCTGCGGCAAAAAATTGATCATGCCATGGCGTTGTGTGGCGCAGAATTAACCGGTTATCGTGGCAAAGCCTTGCTCAATGTATTGGACACTTATCCGCGCGATGAGCTCATTGAAATCGAGGTCGCTGAATTGGCACGCATTGCCAATGGCGTGGTCAATTTGCATGAGCGAAATCGGGTTCGCGCGTTTTTTAGAGATGATATTTACCGTCGCTATGTATCGGTGATGGTCTTTGTGCCGCGCGACAACTACAGCACCGATGTGCGCATCAAGATTGGCAATCTCTTAATGCAGCACCTCAATGGCAACGCCACTGAATTTAATGTATTACTGAGCGACAACCCTCTAGCGCGAATTCATTACATTGTTCGCCGCTCGGCCGTTAGCGACACGCAATACGATGCAAAAGCCATTGAAATCGAAATTGAACACTTGGCGCAGCGCTGGCAAGACGGTCTGCATCAGCAATTAATTCAAAGTTTTGGTGAAGAAAAAGGCGGCACGCTACAACAAAAATACTTAAATGCCTTCCCTGCCGCCTACTGCGCAGATTTTTCCGCCCGCGTGGCCATTCATGATGTCGAGGCGCTAGAGCGAGCATTGCAATCGCAGCAATTGGTCGCCACCCTCACGCCAGGCAGTGCACTTGACGAAATGGTATGGCGCTTAAAGCTCTACCAACACCAGGCCATTGAACTCTCTGACTTTTTGCCGCTGCTTGAGAGCCTAGGCGTGCGCATTCTTGACGAGCGCCCTTACACCATTCATTTTGAACAGCAAACTGCGTGGATTGTCGACATCGGCATTCGCCTACCGGCACAAGCTTCGCTTGAATCGGCAGAACAACGGCTACGGTTTTTAGCGGCTTTTATCGCGCTTTCAAAAGGCGCGGCAGAAAACGACAAGCTCAATCAACTGATTTTGCATAACGGTTTGGCTTGGCGTGATGTACTGATTTTGCGTGCGTATTCGCGCTTTTTAAAGCAAGTCGCGCTCAAATACGATATGGACACCATCGCCGATTGCTTATTGCGCTACGGCACACAAGCTCAGCAATTGGTGCATGCCTTTGAACTACTGCACCATCCACAACAGGCCGAGCCTGCGGTCGCTGAAATCACGCTGGAAGAAATCGCGCAAGCAGCGCGCGCCATGCCCAATATTGATGATGAAAAAATCATTAGCGGCTTACTGTCGGCAATACAAGCCACGCTGCGGACCAATTTTTATCAAGACAACGGCAACAAAACTTACTTATCGCTCAAAATCGCCTCCGGCCAAATGCCGATGATGCCGCAACCGGTACCGATGTTTGAAATTTTCGTGTATTCACCGCAAATGGAAGGCGTGCATTTACGCGGCGGCAAAGTGGCGCGTGGTGGCTTACGCTGGTCCGATCGGCGCGAAGATTTCCGCACCGAAGTGCTGGGCCTGGTGAAAGCGCAAATGGTTAAAAACACCGTGATTGTGCCGGTAGGCTCCAAAGGTGGTTTTATTGTTAAAAATCCTCCGCTGGAGCGCGAGGCCTTGCTCGCTAGCGGCGTAGCCTGCTACCAAACCTTTATTCGCGGTTTACTGGATTTAACCGACAACTTTATCAATGGGCAAATCATTCCACCGGCCAATGTTTTGCGCCGCGACGGCGACGATCCTTACTTGGTGGTTGCCGCCGATAAAGGCACTGCAACTTTCTCCGACATCGCCAACGCCATCTCGCAAGAATATAACTTCTGGTTGGACGATGCGTTTGCATCGGGTGGCTCAGTCGGTTACGACCATAAAAAGATGGGCATTACCGCCCGAGGTGCTTGGATTTCTGTCGAGCGCAGCTTCCGTGAAATGGGCATCGACACCAATACTGACGCATTCACCGCCGTCGGCATTGGTGACATGTCGGGCGACGTGTTTGGCAATGGTTTATTGCGCACACCAACCATTCAACTGTTGGCTGCATTTGATCATCGCCACATTTTCTTAGACCCACAGCCCGATAGCGCCGTGGCTTTTGCTGAGCGTGCTCGCATGTACGCGCTGCCGCGTTCTTCATGGGCCGATTACAATCCAGAGCTCATCTCAGAAGGCGGCGGGGTATATGCTCGCACCCTGAAGAAAATCAAAATCTCTGAGCAAATACGTCAGCGATTGCAAATCGAAGATGCCGAGCTTGAGCCTGACCAGCTGATTCAGGCGCTACTCAAGGCGCCGGTTGATTTGCTCTACAACGGTGGCATTGGTACTTATGTTAAGTCCAGCGCACAAACCCATGCCGAAGTAAATGATCGCAATAACGACGCCGTGCGCGTTGATGGTCGCGACTTACGCTGCAAAGTCATTGCCGAGGGTGGGAACTTAGGCTTTACGCAACTCGGCCGCATTGAATACGCGCTCAACGGCGGCAGAATTCATACCGACGCCATTGATAACTCTGCCGGGGTGGATTGCTCAGACCATGAAGTAAATATCAAAATTTTACTGGGCCGCATCGTCGCCGATGGCGATTTAACGCTCAAGCAACGCAATGAAGTGCTCGCTAGCATGACCGACGAAGTCGGCCATTTAGTCCTACGTGACAATGAATTACAAACTTTGGCCATTTCGTTAGAGTTCTCGCAATCATTATCCTTGGCCTCAGTTCATTTGCGCCTCATGCAATCGATGGAAGCGGCTGGCAAGCTATCGCGTCGTATTGAATACCTGCCAAGCAATAATCAGCTCATCGAACGTCAAGCGCTAGGACTGGGTCTTTCTCGCCCGGAAATAGCGGTTTTGATGGCTTACGCCAAGATTGTAATCAAGCAAAACTTACTCGATGAGTCGTTAATTGACGACAGCAAATGGAATCAGCGACTGACTCAATACTTCCCGAGCCGCTTGCGTGAATCTTTTGCCGCGCAACTCCCTTTGCATCCTTTGCGACGTGAAATCATTGCCACCGTGCTGACTAATCACATTGTTAATCGCTTTGGTACCAATTCAGTTTATCGCTTACAAGAAGAAACCGAGCGCAGCTGCAGCGACATTGTCGACGCTTTAATCGCCGCCGAAAGCTTGCTTGATAGTGAAACGCTGGCGCTTGAAATTGAGCAAAACGCCGATCAATGCAGTAGCGAAGGTCAAAATACGCTACTACTTCAAGTTCGCCGCCAAACTGAGCGTGTCGCACGTTGGCTGTTGCAGCAAACCTTAAGCAAGCCGGCGCTCGATCATATGCGCACTTGTGCGGCGCTAGCCCTACCGCAACTACCACTGTGGCTAACTAGCAGCCCAAGCCATCAAACACAGGCGCTGCAATGGCAAGCCGCAGGTGTGAGTGGCGGATTGGCCATGAAAGTGCTGGCAGTCCAAGAAGCACAATCCTTGCTTGAGCTAAGCCAGTGCAGCAATGACTCTGGGCAGCTGGCAGAGCACATGCGAATGTATTTGGCACTGGGTGAGGCTTTAGAGCTGAAATGGTTAGCACTCGCCATCGAGCAATTGCCGCGTGAAAGCCGCTGGCAGACGCTCGCTCGTTTGGCGGTGCGCGATGACTTGCAACGCCTACACAAAGAGCTATTTATGCAAGCATGGCAACAAAGCCCTGACAACTTGAGCGAATGGCTGGCGCAAAACAGTAGCGCTCGCGAGCGAGTCAGCGCCATGTTTACTGAGCTACGTGCAGCCAACCCAGATTTGGCGATGATTTCAGCGGCACTGCGCGAGCTACGCCACCGATTAATCGTTAAAACTGCACTTAGCGAGGTTTAG
- the prfB gene encoding peptide chain release factor 2 yields MEAEQLNQIENQLKELGIRADELKRYLDYPGKVDRLEEVVRLSEAPETWNDPKKAQEVGRERKALEDIVLVLDRVADGVTDSLELFEMAKEEGDFGTAEVIAQEYALLEAEVAKLEFRRMFNNPMDPNPCFIDIQSGAGGTEAQDWAGMLLRMYVRYGERKGFTVEVMEQSDGDIVGISQATIKLTGDYAYGFLRTETGVHRLVRCSPYDSNNRRHTSFASVFVYPEVDDSFEIDINPSDVRTDTYRASGAGGQHINKTDSAVRLTHIPTNTVVQCQNDRSQHKNRDEAWKMLRAKLFELELRKRMEAQQSLEATKSDIGWGHQIRSYVFDQSRIKDLRTSYEVGNIKGVMDGDLDNFIAASLKQGV; encoded by the coding sequence ATGGAAGCGGAACAGCTTAATCAGATTGAAAACCAGCTCAAAGAGCTAGGCATACGCGCAGACGAACTTAAGCGCTATCTTGACTACCCCGGAAAAGTCGATCGACTCGAAGAAGTCGTTCGACTTTCTGAGGCGCCAGAAACCTGGAACGACCCCAAAAAAGCCCAAGAAGTAGGCCGAGAACGAAAAGCCTTAGAGGATATCGTTCTGGTTTTAGATCGTGTCGCCGATGGCGTCACCGATTCGCTTGAGCTATTTGAAATGGCCAAAGAAGAAGGTGACTTTGGCACTGCCGAAGTGATCGCGCAAGAATACGCCCTACTTGAAGCCGAAGTGGCCAAGCTCGAGTTTCGCCGGATGTTCAATAACCCAATGGATCCAAATCCTTGCTTTATTGATATTCAATCTGGCGCTGGCGGCACTGAGGCGCAAGACTGGGCCGGCATGCTATTGCGGATGTATGTTCGCTACGGCGAGCGCAAAGGCTTTACCGTTGAAGTGATGGAGCAATCGGATGGCGACATCGTCGGCATCAGCCAAGCCACCATCAAACTGACTGGCGATTATGCTTATGGCTTTTTACGCACCGAAACCGGCGTTCACCGCCTAGTTCGCTGCTCGCCATACGATTCTAACAATCGTCGTCACACCTCATTTGCCTCGGTATTTGTATACCCAGAAGTGGATGACAGTTTTGAAATTGATATCAACCCTTCTGACGTGCGTACCGATACGTATCGCGCTTCAGGCGCGGGTGGTCAACACATCAACAAAACCGATTCTGCCGTTCGTTTAACGCACATTCCGACCAATACCGTCGTGCAATGCCAAAACGATCGATCACAGCATAAAAACCGTGATGAAGCGTGGAAGATGTTACGGGCTAAGTTGTTTGAACTTGAGCTACGCAAACGCATGGAAGCACAGCAATCGCTCGAGGCGACCAAGTCGGACATCGGCTGGGGACATCAAATTCGTTCTTACGTATTCGATCAAAGCCGCATTAAAGATTTACGCACCAGCTACGAAGTGGGCAATATCAAAGGCGTCATGGACGGTGATCTTGACAACTTTATTGCGGCCAGCCTCAAACAAGGCGTTTAA
- the lysS gene encoding lysine--tRNA ligase, which produces MSENQVASQAVEVAVDENQIILERRAKLAAIRAKGIAFPNDFKREHLSGPLHDQYNALEKADLEAQAVEVSVAGRMMLKRLMGKASFATIQDGTGRIQFYISKESVGEAVYDDFKTWDLGDIVAARGTLMKTKTGELSVHVTELRLLTKSLRPLPDKHHGMADQEQIYRQRHLDLITNDHSRSTFIKRSKIIQRLREFMVHEDYLEVETPMMHSIPGGATAKPFVTHHNALDMPLYLRIAPELYLKRLVVGGLERVFEINRSFRNEGMSTRHNPEFTMIEFYEAYADYQRMMEMAEGIIRACAKEATGDTVIEYQGKMVDLSKPFTRFTIAQAIQHYNPEYTDAQLNDADFLKAEIARLGGKPVLTAGIGGLQLSLFEENTESKLWEPTFIVDYPAEVSPLARASDTQAGLTERFELFIVGREHANGYSELNDPEDQAARFQAQVDLKDKGDDEAMHYDADYVRALEHGLAPTGGCGIGIDRLVMLLTNAPSIRDVILFPQMRRED; this is translated from the coding sequence ATGAGTGAAAATCAAGTTGCAAGCCAAGCCGTCGAAGTGGCGGTCGATGAAAATCAAATTATCTTAGAGCGCCGCGCCAAGCTAGCGGCCATTCGCGCCAAGGGCATTGCTTTTCCAAACGATTTTAAGCGTGAACACCTCTCAGGCCCGCTGCACGATCAATACAATGCACTCGAAAAAGCCGATCTAGAAGCACAAGCCGTTGAAGTGTCGGTTGCTGGCCGTATGATGCTTAAACGCTTGATGGGTAAAGCCAGCTTTGCCACCATCCAAGACGGCACTGGCCGTATTCAGTTTTACATCAGCAAAGAAAGCGTTGGCGAAGCCGTTTATGACGACTTTAAAACATGGGATTTGGGTGACATCGTTGCCGCACGCGGCACACTGATGAAAACCAAAACCGGCGAGCTCTCCGTTCACGTGACTGAGTTGCGCCTATTGACTAAATCATTGCGCCCATTGCCGGACAAACACCACGGCATGGCTGATCAAGAGCAGATCTATCGTCAACGCCATCTTGATCTGATTACCAACGATCATAGCCGCAGCACATTCATCAAACGCTCAAAAATCATCCAGCGTTTACGTGAATTCATGGTGCACGAAGACTACCTCGAAGTCGAAACGCCAATGATGCATTCGATTCCTGGTGGTGCAACCGCCAAGCCATTTGTGACGCATCACAATGCACTCGACATGCCGCTGTATTTGCGTATTGCACCTGAGCTCTACCTCAAACGCTTGGTTGTCGGCGGCTTAGAGCGGGTATTTGAAATCAACCGTTCATTCCGCAACGAAGGCATGAGCACACGCCACAACCCAGAATTCACCATGATCGAATTCTACGAAGCGTATGCTGACTACCAACGCATGATGGAAATGGCCGAAGGTATTATTCGTGCCTGCGCCAAAGAAGCAACCGGCGACACTGTGATTGAATATCAAGGCAAAATGGTTGATCTATCAAAACCATTTACCCGTTTCACCATTGCCCAAGCCATTCAGCACTACAACCCTGAATACACCGACGCGCAATTGAATGACGCAGACTTCCTCAAAGCCGAGATCGCTCGCCTTGGCGGAAAACCGGTACTGACTGCGGGGATTGGCGGCTTGCAATTGAGTTTGTTTGAAGAAAACACGGAAAGCAAACTATGGGAACCTACCTTCATCGTTGACTACCCTGCTGAAGTTTCGCCACTGGCGCGCGCATCAGACACGCAAGCCGGGCTGACTGAACGTTTTGAATTATTCATCGTTGGTCGCGAACATGCTAACGGCTACTCAGAGTTGAACGACCCTGAAGACCAAGCAGCGCGCTTCCAAGCTCAGGTCGACCTTAAAGACAAGGGTGACGACGAAGCGATGCATTACGACGCCGACTATGTTCGCGCGCTGGAGCATGGCTTAGCGCCAACAGGTGGTTGTGGTATTGGTATTGACCGACTGGTCATGCTGCTCACCAACGCCCCAAGCATTCGTGATGTTATTTTGTTCCCACAAATGCGCCGCGAAGACTAA
- a CDS encoding HU family DNA-binding protein, protein MNKTELIAIVHNLVAIDHPEVSKKAVAATIETLSEVILATVSGGGEVVLPNVAKVALKSRDARVGRNPRTGEAVQVPAKRVLKFTAAKALKDAVAQHDAAQEKSV, encoded by the coding sequence ATGAATAAAACTGAATTAATTGCGATTGTCCATAACCTAGTGGCGATTGATCATCCGGAAGTTTCCAAGAAAGCGGTTGCAGCAACGATTGAAACTTTATCCGAAGTGATTTTGGCGACGGTGAGTGGCGGTGGTGAGGTGGTTTTGCCTAATGTGGCTAAAGTGGCATTAAAGTCACGCGATGCGCGAGTTGGGCGCAATCCGCGTACCGGTGAAGCAGTGCAAGTCCCAGCCAAGCGTGTACTTAAGTTTACCGCGGCAAAAGCACTCAAAGATGCGGTTGCTCAGCATGATGCTGCGCAAGAAAAATCAGTGTAA